One window of the Shimwellia blattae DSM 4481 = NBRC 105725 genome contains the following:
- a CDS encoding DUF5431 family protein: protein MNPRGLLYAKQHQSSRLSAARQGDTGHEIIAIFRSVVSVDSVFNAVTAHLNYPPAVM from the coding sequence ATTAATCCACGAGGCCTACTCTATGCCAAACAACATCAGAGTAGCCGCTTATCTGCCGCGAGGCAAGGAGATACCGGCCATGAAATTATCGCAATATTCCGCAGTGTGGTGTCTGTTGATAGTGTGTTTAACGCTGTTACTGCTCACCTTAATTATCCGCCCGCAGTTATGTGA
- a CDS encoding DUF5431 family protein, which translates to MNPRGLLYAQEHQSSRLPAARQGDTGHEIVAKFRSMVSVDSVFNAVTAHLNYPPQAM; encoded by the coding sequence ATTAATCCACGAGGCCTACTCTATGCCCAAGAACATCAGAGTAGCCGCTTACCTGCCGCGAGGCAAGGAGATACCGGCCATGAAATTGTCGCAAAATTCCGCAGTATGGTGTCTGTTGATAGTGTGTTTAACGCTGTTACTGCTCACCTTAATTATCCACCCCAGGCTATGTGA
- a CDS encoding Hok/Gef family protein produces the protein MLIVCLTLLLLTLIIRPQLCEVRIIQGDREIAAIMACGSGTS, from the coding sequence CTGTTGATAGTGTGTTTAACGCTGTTACTGCTCACCTTAATTATCCGCCCGCAGTTATGTGAGGTTCGCATAATCCAGGGCGACCGGGAAATCGCGGCAATTATGGCCTGTGGATCCGGCACCTCGTAG
- the citD gene encoding citrate lyase acyl carrier protein has protein sequence MKIINQALAGTMESSDLMVKISPADGELDVVIHSEVIKQFGDQIRQVVLETLSTMGVTQGLIIIEDKGALDCVIRARLQTALLRASGQQPDWGVIQ, from the coding sequence ATGAAGATTATTAACCAGGCGCTGGCCGGGACCATGGAGTCCAGTGACCTGATGGTGAAGATTTCCCCGGCAGACGGGGAGCTGGATGTGGTCATTCACAGTGAGGTGATCAAGCAGTTTGGTGATCAGATCCGCCAGGTTGTACTGGAAACCCTCAGCACGATGGGGGTAACCCAGGGGTTAATTATTATTGAGGACAAAGGCGCACTGGACTGTGTGATCCGCGCCCGTCTGCAAACTGCGCTGCTGCGTGCCTCTGGCCAGCAGCCGGACTGGGGGGTTATACAATGA
- the citG gene encoding triphosphoribosyl-dephospho-CoA synthase CitG, translating into MTGLPATKPAAVDVVTLAEQALCQELELTPKPGLVDRVNSGAHRDMNYMTFIRSIRAVAPWLRVFEHCGYQHACLPASQVLALLRPAGLACEQAMFEATGGVNTHKGGIFSLGLLCCAAGRLHGRQQPVTTGTLCEEVSQICDGLVRRELAGGPSGNQTGGQCSMTAGQRQYQSAGLTGARGEAESGFATVRRYVLPWWYQEQGERRLHNALLRLMAVNPDSNLISRGGAEGLDYVQRYASSLLRHGWQRQDLVVMDREMTARHLSPGGSADLLSVAWVLAAVGE; encoded by the coding sequence ATGACTGGTTTGCCCGCGACTAAACCCGCTGCGGTGGATGTGGTAACCCTGGCAGAGCAGGCGCTCTGCCAGGAGCTGGAGCTCACACCTAAACCCGGGCTGGTGGACCGTGTTAACAGCGGAGCCCACCGGGATATGAACTATATGACATTTATCCGCAGTATCCGGGCGGTTGCTCCCTGGCTGCGGGTGTTTGAACACTGTGGTTATCAACATGCCTGCTTACCTGCCAGCCAGGTTCTGGCCTTGTTACGCCCGGCTGGGCTTGCCTGTGAACAGGCGATGTTTGAGGCCACCGGGGGGGTGAACACCCATAAAGGCGGTATATTCTCTCTTGGCCTGCTGTGCTGTGCTGCCGGGCGGTTGCACGGACGGCAACAGCCGGTAACGACCGGGACATTGTGCGAAGAGGTCAGCCAGATCTGTGATGGTCTGGTGCGGCGTGAACTGGCGGGCGGACCTTCAGGCAATCAGACTGGTGGTCAGTGCAGTATGACTGCGGGCCAGCGGCAGTATCAGAGCGCCGGGCTGACTGGTGCCCGGGGCGAGGCCGAAAGTGGTTTTGCCACGGTACGCCGTTATGTCTTGCCCTGGTGGTATCAGGAGCAGGGGGAGCGTCGCCTGCACAATGCATTACTACGGCTGATGGCTGTAAATCCGGACAGTAATCTGATCTCCAGGGGGGGGGCTGAAGGGCTGGACTATGTGCAGCGTTATGCCAGCAGTTTGTTACGCCATGGCTGGCAGCGCCAGGATCTGGTGGTGATGGATCGGGAGATGACCGCCCGCCATCTGAGCCCCGGAGGCAGCGCTGATTTATTATCTGTGGCCTGGGTGCTGGCAGCCGTGGGAGAATAA
- the citE gene encoding citrate (pro-3S)-lyase subunit beta yields MSTLRRSMLFLPGANAAMLSTAFIYRPDAIMFDLEDAVSLREKDSARMLVFHALRHPMYRDIETVVRINPLNTPFGLADLEAVVRAGVDVVRLPKTDTPEDIHLLESHLERIERACGRPVGSTRLMAAIESAVGVINAVAIARSSPRLIGIALAAFDYVMDMQTERGDGTELFYARCAVLHAARAAGIDAFDVVWSDINDEAGFLREVELIRKMGFNGKSLINPRQIDLLHNAYAPTRQEVDHARRVIEAAEEGERNGLGVVSLNGKMIDGPIINHARVVIERAAASGVRR; encoded by the coding sequence ATGAGTACTCTACGCCGCAGTATGCTGTTTTTACCTGGCGCTAACGCTGCCATGCTCTCCACGGCGTTTATCTACCGCCCGGACGCGATCATGTTTGATCTGGAAGATGCCGTCTCCCTGCGGGAAAAGGACAGCGCCAGAATGCTGGTTTTTCATGCGCTCCGGCACCCCATGTATCGGGATATTGAAACCGTAGTGCGAATTAACCCACTGAATACGCCGTTCGGGCTGGCGGATCTGGAAGCGGTAGTCCGGGCTGGGGTTGACGTGGTGCGCCTGCCGAAAACCGATACTCCGGAAGATATTCATTTACTGGAGAGCCACCTTGAACGCATCGAGCGGGCCTGTGGCCGCCCGGTGGGCTCTACCCGGCTGATGGCAGCCATTGAATCTGCTGTCGGGGTGATTAACGCTGTGGCGATTGCCCGCAGCTCCCCGCGGCTGATTGGCATTGCGCTGGCGGCGTTCGATTATGTGATGGATATGCAGACGGAGCGCGGTGATGGCACCGAACTGTTCTATGCCCGCTGCGCGGTGCTTCATGCGGCGCGGGCTGCCGGGATCGACGCTTTTGATGTGGTCTGGTCGGATATTAACGACGAAGCCGGATTCCTGCGTGAGGTTGAATTGATCCGTAAGATGGGATTTAACGGCAAATCGCTGATCAATCCCCGCCAGATAGATCTGCTGCATAACGCGTATGCTCCTACCCGGCAGGAGGTGGACCACGCCCGGCGGGTTATCGAGGCAGCCGAAGAAGGCGAACGCAACGGTCTGGGGGTGGTATCCCTCAATGGCAAAATGATTGACGGGCCGATTATTAACCATGCGCGGGTGGTGATTGAGCGCGCGGCGGCTTCCGGTGTACGGCGCTAA
- the citX gene encoding citrate lyase holo-[acyl-carrier protein] synthase, giving the protein MTVTTPEQAGVTLDALLAAKERRAARQTDWLGHYQQPVVSLTLVTPGPVKNSIRYRNTMGVALQSCDQLFWRQGWKVLDRQVLWLPTGPEAMWCVAHPARDLKNRCSELEQLHPLGRIWDLDVICPELGPVGRQSLGEDMRHCLLCNEPAHACARSRRHPLEQVVSRVEGIIDDWFARD; this is encoded by the coding sequence ATGACAGTAACGACGCCCGAACAGGCGGGGGTCACTCTGGACGCGCTGCTGGCGGCAAAAGAACGCCGCGCGGCACGCCAGACTGACTGGCTGGGGCACTATCAGCAACCGGTGGTTTCATTAACCCTGGTGACTCCCGGCCCGGTAAAAAACAGCATTCGCTACCGGAATACGATGGGGGTTGCCCTGCAGTCCTGTGATCAGCTGTTCTGGCGTCAGGGCTGGAAGGTGCTGGATCGCCAGGTGTTGTGGCTACCCACCGGGCCGGAGGCAATGTGGTGCGTGGCGCATCCGGCCCGGGATCTTAAAAACCGTTGCAGTGAACTTGAGCAGCTGCATCCTCTGGGAAGGATCTGGGATCTGGACGTTATCTGCCCTGAGCTGGGGCCAGTAGGGCGCCAGTCTCTGGGGGAGGATATGCGCCACTGCCTGCTGTGTAATGAACCGGCCCATGCCTGTGCCCGCTCCCGGCGACATCCGCTGGAGCAGGTGGTGTCCCGCGTTGAGGGGATTATTGATGACTGGTTTGCCCGCGACTAA
- the citF gene encoding citrate lyase subunit alpha — MNQTEPLHIQYPALGHLAPFEDALAATPWLADPAAKSQRKLCASLEQAVERSGLKNGMTISFHHAFREGDQVINQVVATLARMGFRDLTLASSSLMTCNDALIEHIRNGVIRRIYTSGMRGKLAEAISHGLMDEPVQIHSHGGRVKLIQDGELNIDVAFLGVPCSDEFGNANGTHGASCCGSLGYAMVDARYAHNVVLLTESLVPFPNMPASIVQDQVDYIVPVAQVGDPAKISVGAARVTSNPRELMIARNAADVIEHSGYFTEGFSMQTGSGAASTACTRFLGQKMARDGIHARFALGGITGSLVDLHEQGLIATLLDTQCFDSQAAGSLARNPQHVEISTNVYANPGSKAACCDQLDVVILSALEIDTDFNVNVITGSDGVMRGASGGHCDVAAAANLTIVVAPLLRSRIPTVVRRVTTCVTPGSCIDVLVTDHGIAVNPARPEIRERLENAGLPVMDIEMLWERAISLTGAPKAIEFTDKIVGVIRYRDGSVIDVVYQVKE, encoded by the coding sequence ATGAATCAGACAGAACCTCTCCATATTCAGTATCCGGCCCTGGGGCATCTGGCTCCGTTTGAAGATGCACTGGCCGCGACCCCCTGGCTGGCGGATCCTGCCGCCAAATCTCAACGTAAGTTGTGTGCTTCTCTGGAACAGGCGGTTGAGCGCAGCGGCCTGAAAAACGGAATGACTATCTCTTTTCATCACGCCTTCCGGGAAGGGGATCAGGTGATTAATCAGGTGGTTGCCACCCTGGCGCGCATGGGTTTCCGGGATCTGACTCTGGCGTCCAGCTCGCTAATGACCTGCAATGACGCACTGATTGAGCATATTCGAAATGGGGTTATCCGCCGTATTTATACCTCCGGAATGCGCGGCAAACTGGCAGAGGCGATTTCCCACGGGCTGATGGATGAACCGGTGCAGATCCACTCTCACGGGGGCCGGGTGAAGCTCATCCAGGACGGGGAACTGAATATTGATGTGGCGTTTCTTGGGGTGCCGTGCAGTGATGAGTTCGGTAATGCGAATGGCACCCACGGTGCTTCCTGCTGCGGCTCTCTGGGCTATGCCATGGTGGATGCCCGTTACGCCCACAATGTGGTCCTGCTCACGGAATCGCTGGTGCCGTTCCCCAATATGCCTGCCAGTATTGTGCAGGATCAGGTGGACTATATTGTGCCCGTGGCGCAGGTCGGCGACCCGGCGAAAATCAGCGTTGGGGCGGCACGGGTCACCAGTAACCCACGGGAACTGATGATCGCCCGCAACGCGGCAGATGTGATTGAACACTCCGGATATTTCACCGAAGGCTTTTCCATGCAGACTGGCTCCGGGGCGGCATCTACCGCCTGCACTCGTTTTCTTGGCCAGAAGATGGCCCGCGACGGGATCCACGCGCGTTTTGCCCTCGGGGGGATCACTGGCAGCCTGGTGGATCTGCATGAGCAGGGGCTGATCGCCACCTTGCTGGATACCCAGTGTTTTGACAGCCAGGCGGCCGGATCTCTGGCCCGTAACCCGCAGCATGTGGAAATCTCCACTAATGTTTACGCTAATCCGGGCAGCAAAGCAGCCTGCTGTGATCAACTGGATGTGGTGATCCTCAGTGCGCTGGAAATTGATACGGACTTTAACGTTAACGTGATTACCGGGTCGGACGGGGTGATGCGCGGTGCTTCCGGTGGTCATTGTGATGTGGCGGCGGCGGCGAACCTGACTATTGTTGTGGCCCCGCTGTTGCGCAGTCGTATTCCGACGGTTGTGCGACGGGTAACAACTTGCGTGACGCCGGGGAGTTGTATTGACGTGCTGGTCACGGACCACGGTATTGCGGTTAATCCGGCGCGGCCGGAAATTCGCGAGCGCCTGGAAAATGCCGGATTACCGGTGATGGATATTGAAATGCTCTGGGAAAGGGCGATTTCCTTAACCGGGGCTCCCAAAGCTATCGAATTTACCGATAAAATCGTCGGCGTGATCCGCTACCGCGATGGCAGCGTGATCGACGTTGTTTATCAGGTGAAGGAATAA
- a CDS encoding Hok/Gef family protein, with protein sequence MLIVCLTLLLLTLIIHPRLCEIRVTMGSREIAAIMACGVEPS encoded by the coding sequence CTGTTGATAGTGTGTTTAACGCTGTTACTGCTCACCTTAATTATCCACCCCAGGCTATGTGAAATTCGCGTAACCATGGGTTCCCGGGAAATTGCGGCCATTATGGCTTGTGGTGTTGAACCCTCGTAG